From the Rhinoderma darwinii isolate aRhiDar2 chromosome 12, aRhiDar2.hap1, whole genome shotgun sequence genome, one window contains:
- the NKX2-1 gene encoding homeobox protein Nkx-2.1, whose translation MSMSPKHTTPFSVSDILSPLEESYKKVAMEGTGLGAPLAAYRQSQPTMQQHAMGHNGPVSAAYHMTAAGVPQLSHTAMGGYCNGNLGNLGNMSELPPYQETMRNSSATGWYGTNPDPRFSTISRFMGPSNGMNMGGLGNMGSLGDVGKGMAQLQSTPRRKRRVLFSQAQVYELERRFKQQKYLSAPEREHLASMIHLTPTQVKIWFQNHRYKMKRQAKDKAAQQQMQQDNSSCQQQSPRRVAVPVLVKDGKPCQASSNTPTTALQNHQQQSATALTVTTNGLGQHQSHQTNSAGQSPDMGQHSSSPSSLQSQVTNLSHLNTSSTDYGTAMSCSTLLYGRTW comes from the exons ATGTCGATGAGTCCCAAGCACACTACTCCCTTCTCAGTGTCTGATATCTTGAGTCCTCTGGAGGAGAGCTACAAGAAGGTGGCTATGGAGGGTACTGGCTTAGGGGCTCCCCTGGCTGCCTACAGGCAATCTCAGCCTACTATGCAGCAACATGCCATGGGCCACAATGGACCAGTCAGTGCTGCCTACCACATGACAGCTGCAGGGGTTCCCCAGCTCTCCCACACCGCCATGGGGGGCTACTGCAACGGCAACCTGGGCAACTTGGGCAATATGAGTGAGCTGCCACCTTATCAGGAGACTATGAGGAATAGTTCAGCTACTGGATGGTATGGAACCAACCCGGATCCAAGATTTTCTACAA TCTCCCGTTTCATGGGTCCCTCCAATGGAATGAATATGGGAGGACTTGGCAATATGGGGTCATTAGGAGATGTGGGTAAGGGTATGGCCCAACTTCAGAGCACCCCAAGAAGAAAACGTAGGGTATTGTTTTCTCAGGCCCAAGTTTACGAGCTGGAAAGGAGATTCAAACAACAAAAATACCTATCTGCTCCAGAGAGGGAACACTTGGCCAGTATGATCCATTTGACTCCAACCCAGGTGAAGATCTGGTTccagaaccaccgctacaagatgAAGAGACAAGCTAAAGACAAAGCAGCACAGCAGCAGATGCAACAGGACAACAGTTCTTGTCAGCAGCAGTCTCCAAGACGGGTAGCAGTTCCAGTGTTGGTTAAGGATGGCAAGCCATGCCAGGCAAGCTCCAATACCCCAACAACTGCTCTTCAGAACCATCAACAGCAGTCAGCAACAGCTCTCACAGTTACCACCAATGGCTTGGGGCAACATCAAAGCCACCAAACAAACAGTGCAGGCCAGTCTCCAGATATGGGTCAGCACTCCAGCAGCCCATCAAGTCTCCAGAGCCAGGTCACCAACCTTTCTCACCTAAATACTTCTAGTACTGACTATGGTACAGCCATGTCCTGCTCTACCTTACTATATGGTAGGACATGGTGA